A single Argentina anserina chromosome 7, drPotAnse1.1, whole genome shotgun sequence DNA region contains:
- the LOC126801744 gene encoding high mobility group B protein 1-like has protein sequence MKAAKGKGTVKKDKKEVLKPVDDRKVGKRKAVAEVNKSSGKLVKNSKSAKKDPNKPKKPASAFFVFLEEFRITYKQEHPNVKAVSAVGKAGGAKWKSMSAAEKAPYEAKAAKRKTEYEKQMNAYNNKQEDSDGDDDEEPEKPKASVTHEDEESGEEDDEDEDDED, from the exons ATGAAGGCTGCCAAAGGCAAAGGAACTGTGAAGAAGGACAAGAAAGAAGTATTGAAGCCGGTTGATGACAG AAAGGTGGGAAAGCGAAAGGCAGTGGCTGAGGTGAACAAGAGTAGCGGAAAATTGGTCAAGAACTCAAAATCGGCCAAAAAGGACCCCAACAAACCAAAAAAGCCTGCTAgtgctttttttgtttttct TGAAGAGTTCAGAATAACTTACAAGCAGGAGCACCCAAATGTCAAAGCTGTGTCTGCT GTGGGGAAAGCTGGCGGAGCAAAGTGGAAATCAATGTCCGCCGCG GAGAAAGCTCCATATGAAGCTAAAGCAGCTAAAAGGAAAACAGAGtatgaaaaacaaatgaatGCCTACAACAATAAACAG GAGGATTcggatggtgatgatgatgaagaacctGAGAAACCAAAAGCCAGTGTAACCCATGAAGATGAGGAGAGTGGGGAG gaagatgatgaagatgaggatgatgaagattgA